A window of Haloarcula sp. H-GB4 contains these coding sequences:
- a CDS encoding site-specific integrase, giving the protein MTRNADRRIENLQERIERAEEMSGDDQNVLQAFDNRLALLGSQYGKERREKLLRHCVRIAEEVGGLADSLDDKRAAEDIVRWIHDTYDNEESNRDYRVAFRMFGKHVTDGDEIPDSISWVSATTSKDYNPMPNPAKMLWWEEHILPMLDECRHARDKALIAVAWDSGARSGELRNLTVGDVSDHKYGLRISVDGKKGERSITLVPSVPHLRQWLNVHPGKDQPDAPLWSKLSKPEDISYQMKLKILKKHARKAGIDHTEVTFTQMRKSSASYLASDGVNQAHLEDHHGWDRGSDVASRYVAVFGDANDRAIAQAHGVDVEEDESDPIAPATCPRCRNETPRDEPTCVWCSQAMDAAAVEEIEREQKEIRSELLQIAHDDPDFLDNLDRVERFIELGDENPEILREARAFADATES; this is encoded by the coding sequence ATGACGAGAAACGCAGATCGTCGAATCGAGAATCTGCAGGAGCGCATCGAGCGCGCCGAAGAGATGAGTGGAGACGACCAGAACGTGTTGCAGGCCTTCGACAACAGACTCGCCCTGCTCGGGAGTCAGTACGGCAAGGAGCGCCGTGAAAAGCTCCTCAGGCACTGTGTGCGTATCGCCGAGGAAGTCGGCGGACTGGCTGACTCTCTTGACGACAAGCGAGCTGCCGAGGATATCGTCCGCTGGATTCACGACACCTACGACAACGAGGAGTCCAACCGGGACTACCGGGTTGCCTTCAGGATGTTCGGGAAGCACGTCACCGACGGCGACGAGATTCCCGATAGCATCTCGTGGGTCTCGGCAACTACGTCGAAGGACTACAATCCGATGCCGAACCCGGCGAAGATGCTCTGGTGGGAGGAACACATCTTGCCCATGCTTGACGAGTGCCGCCACGCCCGCGACAAGGCGCTCATCGCCGTCGCATGGGACTCCGGGGCCCGGAGCGGGGAACTCCGTAACCTCACCGTCGGAGACGTTTCTGACCACAAATACGGCCTGCGTATCTCCGTCGACGGGAAGAAGGGCGAGCGGTCGATTACGCTCGTCCCATCCGTCCCTCATCTCCGACAGTGGCTGAACGTCCACCCGGGAAAGGACCAGCCGGATGCGCCCCTCTGGTCGAAACTGAGTAAACCCGAGGATATCAGCTACCAGATGAAGCTGAAGATTCTCAAGAAGCACGCTCGGAAGGCCGGAATCGACCACACCGAGGTAACGTTCACGCAGATGCGGAAGTCGTCGGCGTCGTATCTGGCTTCGGACGGTGTCAATCAAGCCCACCTCGAAGACCACCACGGCTGGGACCGGGGTTCGGACGTGGCTTCCCGGTACGTCGCCGTCTTCGGTGACGCCAACGACCGCGCTATCGCGCAGGCCCACGGAGTCGACGTGGAGGAAGACGAGTCCGACCCGATTGCGCCGGCCACTTGCCCGCGATGCCGGAACGAGACGCCCCGCGACGAACCCACCTGCGTCTGGTGCAGTCAGGCGATGGACGCGGCGGCGGTTGAGGAGATCGAACGAGAACAGAAGGAGATTCGATCGGAGCTGTTGCAGATTGCTCACGACGATCCCGACTTCCTCGACAACCTCGACCGTGTCGAGCGGTTCATTGAGCTCGGTGATGAGAACCCCGAAATCCTCCGCGAGGCACGGGCGTTCGCTGACGCCACCGAGAGCTGA
- a CDS encoding metallophosphoesterase, with translation MEIGVVSDLHSNMVALDAVLRDLETENIENILCAGDLVGYYPFPNETVSRVRDLNALCVLGNHDFALVTETPRDFNRLAKRALDWNRRNLSEENLVYLEELPETRRLTLDGLDIFLAHGSPARPINEYIWEEDIDEHFLDVFFESPPDVVILGHTHRPYVKVVGDTLCMNPGSVGQPRDGDPRASFGVIDTESLEAEIRRVEYEIDWVAEETEEYLPRRLAERLYEGR, from the coding sequence ATGGAAATTGGCGTAGTCTCGGATCTCCACTCAAATATGGTTGCACTTGATGCAGTCCTCCGAGACCTCGAAACAGAAAACATCGAGAATATACTCTGTGCAGGCGATCTGGTAGGGTATTACCCGTTCCCGAATGAAACCGTCTCACGCGTTCGAGATTTGAATGCACTGTGTGTGCTCGGCAATCACGACTTTGCCCTTGTCACCGAGACACCGAGAGATTTCAACCGGCTAGCGAAACGAGCACTGGACTGGAACCGCCGGAACCTCTCCGAAGAGAACCTCGTCTACTTAGAGGAACTACCAGAGACACGTCGATTGACACTGGACGGTCTGGATATTTTCCTTGCACATGGCTCACCAGCCCGACCAATAAACGAATATATTTGGGAGGAAGACATTGACGAGCACTTCCTTGATGTGTTCTTTGAGTCACCGCCAGATGTCGTGATTCTCGGTCATACCCATCGTCCCTATGTAAAAGTAGTGGGGGACACATTGTGCATGAATCCGGGTAGTGTTGGGCAGCCGCGTGATGGTGATCCACGCGCATCATTTGGCGTTATAGACACTGAGTCGCTTGAGGCGGAGATTCGTCGCGTTGAATATGAGATTGACTGGGTTGCGGAAGAGACAGAGGAATATTTACCGAGACGGCTCGCGGAACGTCTCTATGAAGGCCGCTAA
- a CDS encoding serine/threonine-protein kinase, translated as MLEQLGIDDIQNHFPEFKIENHIADGGQKKVYLGEYDGEQVVIKLIPTERRRSARRAKREVETMETVAADALVNLIDYFTDAINDTSVLVMVEEYIPGPTLHEVIDNGNVSAELGINVAQTLLEALQKFDEVDIVHRDIKPSNIIIAPDDRVRLLDVGIARMLTRTSITPTRASHGPGTPTYASPEQLNNNKDLQDIRSDLFSSGIVMFESLTGAHPFASDDLGLPIPDAILQNDKRPLEGYLDDQSLEQKLYPIYDKMTKPQPFQRYRQPQHALEELNDAIEGEI; from the coding sequence ATGTTGGAGCAGCTGGGGATTGATGATATTCAAAATCATTTCCCTGAATTCAAGATAGAGAACCACATCGCGGACGGTGGCCAAAAGAAAGTTTATCTTGGAGAATACGACGGAGAACAAGTTGTTATCAAGCTGATTCCAACCGAACGCCGAAGATCAGCTCGACGCGCAAAACGCGAAGTTGAGACCATGGAAACCGTCGCTGCTGACGCACTCGTGAATCTCATCGACTACTTTACAGACGCCATCAACGACACCTCTGTGCTCGTTATGGTCGAAGAGTACATCCCTGGGCCAACACTCCACGAAGTCATTGATAACGGAAATGTAAGCGCTGAACTCGGCATCAATGTCGCTCAGACCCTACTAGAAGCCTTGCAGAAGTTTGATGAAGTCGATATTGTTCATCGGGATATTAAACCATCAAATATCATCATTGCCCCAGATGACCGAGTTCGGTTACTCGACGTTGGTATCGCTCGAATGCTCACACGCACCAGTATCACTCCAACACGTGCCTCCCATGGCCCGGGAACACCCACCTATGCATCTCCGGAGCAACTCAACAACAACAAAGATCTCCAAGATATCCGCAGTGACTTGTTCTCCTCAGGAATTGTGATGTTCGAATCACTTACTGGAGCGCATCCGTTCGCGTCCGACGATCTCGGACTTCCAATCCCCGATGCTATCCTTCAAAACGACAAGAGACCATTAGAGGGTTACTTAGACGACCAGAGCTTAGAACAAAAACTATACCCCATCTACGACAAGATGACGAAACCACAACCCTTCCAACGATACCGACAGCCGCAGCATGCACTTGAGGAACTAAACGATGCAATTGAGGGTGAAATCTGA
- a CDS encoding Hsp20/alpha crystallin family protein: protein MTHSNDPFETMLRLFAQTQREMMDDSLGRRMDDDSRRRMPVSPGYRADRSTASTRSGDHRRHGIDTNLHVDETDDGYAVMADLPGFERDDLAVRFEDGVLSIQGETTVAAETSDGARRHSRRVAERVAVPEPVVDDDITATYHNGVLEITLPRADDANDSNRIEIE from the coding sequence ATGACACACAGCAACGATCCCTTCGAGACGATGCTCCGACTCTTCGCACAGACGCAACGGGAGATGATGGACGATAGTCTAGGCCGGCGGATGGATGACGATTCGAGACGCCGAATGCCTGTCAGCCCCGGATACCGCGCCGACCGATCAACCGCCAGCACGCGCTCGGGCGACCACCGACGGCACGGCATCGACACGAACCTCCACGTCGACGAGACCGACGACGGGTACGCCGTGATGGCTGACCTCCCGGGCTTCGAGCGCGACGACCTTGCCGTTCGCTTCGAAGACGGCGTCCTCAGCATCCAGGGCGAGACCACGGTCGCTGCGGAAACGAGCGATGGCGCCCGCCGACACAGCCGACGAGTCGCCGAACGAGTCGCTGTTCCCGAACCGGTGGTGGACGACGACATCACTGCCACCTACCACAACGGGGTTCTCGAAATAACGCTGCCGCGCGCGGACGACGCCAACGACTCGAACCGAATCGAAATCGAATAG
- a CDS encoding class I SAM-dependent methyltransferase, translated as MSEATWDVQDGAIVERPRNIRKHPLLHRIYERHDELIAAQLPPGRTLELAFGQHMHPRADIGLEGWPSNAETVSKPALAGDARALPFDDDSFDAVIGRRFLHHVPPADRPEILREAARVLRPEGRIALLEGTPGLYRKLTKGAAFRLGLLEQDTDIYRHLSETAVTDLVSDLFEIIEKQTLGSPLMLASISESNVSARLLGLYERTQLIKWWTFVVGERPESVA; from the coding sequence ATGTCCGAAGCGACTTGGGATGTTCAGGACGGCGCAATCGTCGAGCGGCCACGGAACATCCGAAAACACCCGCTGTTGCACCGAATATACGAACGACACGACGAGCTCATAGCCGCACAGCTCCCGCCCGGTCGGACGCTCGAGCTCGCGTTCGGCCAGCATATGCATCCCCGCGCCGATATCGGACTGGAAGGCTGGCCGTCGAACGCTGAAACCGTCAGCAAGCCGGCGCTGGCCGGCGACGCCCGCGCCTTGCCGTTCGATGATGATTCTTTCGACGCCGTTATCGGCCGCCGGTTTCTCCATCACGTTCCGCCCGCGGACCGCCCTGAAATCCTTCGCGAGGCTGCCCGCGTACTCCGCCCTGAGGGCCGTATCGCCCTGCTCGAAGGAACACCGGGGCTGTACCGCAAGCTCACCAAGGGTGCCGCGTTCCGGCTAGGACTGCTTGAACAGGACACCGACATTTATCGCCACCTATCGGAGACTGCTGTCACTGACCTCGTCTCCGACTTGTTCGAGATCATAGAAAAACAGACGCTCGGGTCGCCGTTGATGCTCGCGAGCATCTCCGAGTCGAATGTGTCTGCGCGGCTTCTCGGTCTCTATGAACGGACGCAGCTGATCAAGTGGTGGACGTTCGTAGTGGGCGAGCGTCCCGAGTCTGTCGCGTGA
- a CDS encoding FAD-binding and (Fe-S)-binding domain-containing protein yields the protein MATDSGTRIDPSADEVSNYDYQNDTVARSGLVDDLQARVDGEVRFDEYSRQLYATDASLYEVLPIGVVYPRSTDDVAAVMSYCEQREIPVLPRGGGTSLAGQTVNEAVVLDFSRYMNDLLEARPDDRRARAQPGIKLGDLNGELADHGLKFAPDPAWGDKSVLGGAIGNNSTGAHSLQYGKTDAYIEECEVVLADGTVTTFGEVTREELRDRAAPDGDLEAQIYAEIERILTEEGEAIESHYPDLKRNVSGYNLDWVLEDAQDGTINVASLLAGSEGTLAIVTEAEVSLEPIPETKSMGLLAYEGLIEAMEDVADILEHDPAAVEVLDDVLIDLARDTAEFEDVVGMLPDGTRAVLIVEFYAADEESGRQKVADLLADRTNGVNPAADPTADRTVVNAPIRAFDAMEAHDEAKREKFWKMRKSGLPILLSRTTDEKHGSFIEDTAIPPANLPEYVADFQEILEEHDTFASFYAHAGPGVLHIRPLINTKSVEGVETMESIADAVTDLVVKYGGSVSGEHGDGRARTQWNEKLYGADLWETFQELKSTFDPDWLLNPGQVVGVDAGEVKSGAMPERARTVDMTENLRFDPEYEFDTGFDPALEWDNDNGMQGMVELCHGCGGCRGPQETTGGVMCPTYRASEEEMTTTRGRANMLRQAMSGDLPDDPTDEEFMHEVLDLCIGCKGCAKDCPSEVDMAKLKAEVTHAHHQEHGSSVRDKLFTNVDALAGLGSAFAPLSNLATKVPGARTVLEKAVGIAPDRTLPSFQRTTLQDWFDERGPQVPADEAERRALLFPDTYTNYSHPEVGKAAVRVLEATGVHVQLANRTDSGRPAHSKGFLDQSRATARDNVNALVPAVEEGWDVVLVEPSDAVMFQSDYLDLLSGKDVETLAANAYGVCEYLDTFRLDEAADWDVPPETLTYHGHCHQKATKKDHHAVGVLRRAGYEVDPLDSGCCGMAGSFGYETEHFSMSKAIGSILFDQIGASRGDTVVAPGASCRTQLDDWDESDGEPPHPVEKLDAALA from the coding sequence ATGGCAACCGATTCCGGCACCCGGATAGACCCTTCGGCTGACGAGGTATCGAACTACGACTACCAGAACGACACTGTTGCCCGGTCTGGCCTCGTCGATGACCTACAGGCGCGCGTCGACGGCGAGGTCCGGTTCGACGAGTACTCGCGACAGTTGTACGCGACCGACGCCAGCCTCTACGAGGTGCTGCCCATCGGCGTCGTCTATCCACGGTCGACCGATGACGTGGCCGCGGTCATGTCCTACTGTGAGCAGCGTGAGATTCCGGTGCTGCCACGGGGCGGGGGGACAAGCCTCGCCGGTCAGACCGTCAACGAAGCCGTCGTGCTAGATTTCTCGCGGTACATGAACGACCTCCTCGAGGCCCGGCCCGATGACCGACGAGCGCGGGCCCAGCCGGGCATCAAGCTCGGCGACCTGAACGGAGAACTGGCCGACCACGGGCTGAAGTTTGCACCGGACCCGGCATGGGGCGACAAGAGTGTCCTTGGCGGCGCTATCGGCAACAACTCCACTGGGGCTCACTCCCTGCAGTACGGCAAGACCGACGCCTACATCGAGGAGTGCGAGGTCGTTCTTGCGGACGGCACTGTCACCACGTTCGGCGAAGTCACCCGCGAGGAACTGCGCGACCGGGCGGCCCCCGACGGAGACCTCGAAGCGCAGATTTACGCCGAAATCGAACGGATACTCACCGAAGAAGGCGAGGCAATCGAGAGCCACTATCCGGACCTGAAGCGCAACGTCTCAGGGTACAACCTCGACTGGGTGCTCGAAGACGCACAGGATGGAACCATCAACGTCGCCTCGCTGCTGGCCGGCAGCGAAGGGACCCTCGCCATCGTCACCGAAGCCGAGGTGTCGCTGGAGCCGATTCCAGAAACCAAGTCGATGGGCCTGCTCGCCTACGAGGGGCTCATCGAGGCCATGGAAGACGTTGCGGACATCCTCGAGCACGACCCGGCAGCCGTCGAGGTGCTCGACGACGTGCTCATCGACCTGGCCCGGGACACCGCCGAGTTCGAAGACGTGGTCGGTATGCTGCCTGACGGGACACGGGCGGTCCTCATTGTTGAGTTCTACGCCGCCGACGAGGAGAGCGGGCGACAGAAGGTCGCCGATCTGCTGGCAGACCGAACAAACGGCGTCAACCCTGCCGCCGACCCGACCGCAGACCGGACGGTCGTTAACGCACCGATACGGGCGTTCGACGCTATGGAGGCCCACGACGAGGCGAAGCGGGAGAAGTTCTGGAAGATGCGCAAGTCCGGCCTTCCGATACTGCTCTCGCGGACGACCGACGAGAAACACGGCTCGTTCATCGAGGACACCGCCATCCCGCCGGCAAACCTCCCGGAGTACGTCGCCGACTTCCAAGAGATTCTGGAGGAACACGACACCTTCGCCTCCTTCTACGCCCACGCCGGCCCCGGCGTGCTCCACATCCGCCCGCTCATCAACACGAAGTCGGTCGAAGGCGTCGAAACCATGGAATCCATCGCCGACGCAGTAACCGACCTCGTGGTGAAATACGGCGGAAGCGTCTCGGGCGAGCACGGCGACGGCCGCGCCCGCACGCAGTGGAACGAGAAGCTCTACGGCGCGGACCTCTGGGAGACGTTCCAGGAACTCAAATCGACGTTCGACCCTGACTGGCTGCTCAACCCCGGACAGGTCGTTGGCGTCGACGCGGGCGAGGTCAAGTCCGGCGCGATGCCCGAGCGAGCACGCACAGTCGACATGACCGAGAACCTCCGCTTTGATCCGGAGTACGAGTTCGACACTGGCTTCGACCCCGCGCTGGAGTGGGACAACGACAATGGAATGCAGGGGATGGTCGAACTCTGTCACGGCTGTGGGGGCTGTCGCGGCCCACAGGAGACGACCGGTGGCGTGATGTGTCCGACCTACCGCGCGTCTGAGGAGGAGATGACGACGACCCGAGGGCGGGCGAATATGCTCCGGCAAGCGATGAGCGGCGACCTGCCGGACGACCCTACGGACGAGGAGTTCATGCACGAGGTGCTCGACCTCTGTATCGGCTGCAAGGGGTGTGCGAAGGACTGCCCGAGCGAGGTCGATATGGCGAAGCTCAAAGCGGAGGTGACCCACGCCCACCACCAGGAACACGGCTCCAGCGTCCGGGACAAGCTGTTCACGAACGTCGACGCGCTTGCCGGGCTCGGAAGCGCGTTCGCACCGCTATCGAACCTCGCGACGAAGGTGCCGGGCGCTCGAACCGTGCTGGAGAAGGCAGTCGGTATCGCCCCGGACCGCACGCTGCCGAGCTTCCAGCGGACGACGCTACAGGACTGGTTCGACGAGCGCGGTCCGCAGGTCCCGGCCGACGAGGCCGAGCGACGGGCGCTGCTGTTCCCCGACACGTACACGAACTACAGCCATCCTGAAGTCGGGAAAGCCGCCGTCCGCGTGCTCGAAGCCACGGGCGTCCATGTCCAGTTGGCCAACCGAACCGACAGCGGGCGGCCGGCCCACTCGAAGGGCTTTCTCGACCAGTCCCGAGCGACTGCGCGGGACAATGTCAACGCGCTCGTCCCCGCAGTCGAGGAAGGCTGGGACGTGGTGCTGGTCGAGCCAAGCGACGCCGTGATGTTCCAGTCGGACTATCTGGACCTGCTGTCAGGCAAGGACGTGGAAACGCTCGCGGCCAACGCCTACGGCGTCTGTGAGTACCTCGACACCTTCCGGCTAGACGAGGCGGCTGACTGGGACGTGCCGCCCGAGACGCTGACCTACCACGGCCACTGCCACCAGAAGGCGACGAAGAAGGACCACCACGCCGTCGGCGTCCTCCGGCGGGCCGGCTACGAGGTGGACCCGCTGGATTCTGGCTGTTGTGGCATGGCCGGGTCCTTCGGCTACGAGACCGAGCACTTCTCGATGAGCAAGGCCATCGGCTCCATCCTGTTTGACCAGATCGGAGCGAGCCGCGGCGACACAGTCGTCGCGCCCGGCGCGTCCTGCCGCACGCAACTGGACGACTGGGACGAAAGCGATGGCGAGCCACCGCATCCGGTGGAGAAGCTCGATGCGGCCCTAGCCTGA